A genomic region of Klebsiella sp. RIT-PI-d contains the following coding sequences:
- a CDS encoding YehR family lipoprotein — protein sequence MKVLNKLLSVGVASVLVFSLAGCGDKEETKTFNANINGADIKITYTYEGDKVLKQTSENKINYSTIGAKNKEEAEKILEPLSAKYKDIKGVDEKITYNDTWAEESVTVDMEKVDFKALQNVSGSMVTGDTSKGVSMKQTETMLESAGFKEVK from the coding sequence ATGAAAGTGTTGAACAAATTATTGTCAGTCGGTGTTGCTTCAGTACTGGTGTTCTCTCTGGCAGGCTGTGGCGACAAAGAAGAAACAAAAACGTTTAATGCCAATATTAACGGTGCTGACATTAAAATCACCTACACCTATGAAGGTGATAAGGTCCTGAAACAGACTTCAGAGAATAAAATCAACTATTCAACCATTGGTGCGAAAAACAAAGAAGAAGCTGAAAAAATTCTTGAGCCGCTTAGTGCAAAATATAAAGACATTAAGGGCGTAGATGAGAAAATTACTTACAATGATACCTGGGCAGAAGAATCTGTCACGGTTGATATGGAAAAAGTGGATTTTAAAGCCCTGCAAAACGTTTCTGGTTCAATGGTAACCGGCGACACCAGCAAAGGTGTTAGCATGAAACAAACTGAAACCATGCTGGAATCTGCCGGTTTCAAAGAAGTTAAATAA
- a CDS encoding WGR and DUF4132 domain-containing protein has protein sequence MKTFTFQDDKSQKFWAVEQQDNELHLNWGKIGTQGQRQVKTFDDASAAQKAEQKLIAEKMKKGYQESQTASTPDNEKATVAAETAGIKPAPPAPAIATTAAPVQASCPWPVENSSIVLPREVAYETLSHRNWPGDPVLLIDKPVLLNQIATRVRERYQQITLFDSSACSLEWQHYIAQALDLPDSSVDTTLPPPVLAVFITLEVRFYHKDVLELQDQIVQQGGLEYATDVLIAMQSLQFEWDYANRQIIFHHGDNYSQDLPAITPMEIRLRKHLSLAEKALWQRCADKLIAALETMPASRQPLIALLLPEKPELAQKIAGQHSTSKGPATLEWLKLTANDATTLEAVEKYQSLRLFDDYYRGQIYCATVLKEQGTAAIARFTPYASGDYCGDVLTHINHPQAVMQLIRAAEQSKRCHERMTKASARFPHASMAALAELLAQKEEKRWRIMLMTQLSSHPELAAQISPWLSPAAIAQLEACHQLLSQPTDCASADMLPPVLVTPPWAVKKKKTAIPLLDLPLLPVPPVCTLTEQAGKELRDRHRWYARQIELGQHEGPQQFLPRLGFNTWKNGNIESVSKTTLNAWEQEDYPALINEMKISCAPYQTEWHLYMLTAVAEDKAIRAWNALSKEPHSGVAWVMTSLKLAGLTGLINSFSRNPQDAFPVALYFGAAELTPLVSRAFNRLKTQRELAREWLLTFPEHAIAGLLPAAFGKAGEAQDDARTALRLLIDNGHQPLIEQMATRYAQPDVVQAINAFLTLDPLDNYPTKIPALPGFWQPALWQRPLLANGLALPDDALNTLGIMLRFPTEMGLYPGLQQVKEICTPASLAAFAWDLFNAWQIAGAPAKESWAFTALGLFGDDDTARTLTPFIRTWPGESQHKRATVGLDILAAIGSDIALMQLNGIAQKLKFKALQERAREKIQQIAESRELTVAELEDRLAPDLGLDESGTLTLDFGPRRFTVSFDEALKPFVRDENRNRLKDLPKPNKSDDPALAAEAVSLYKALKKDARTIASQQIRRLESAMCERRRWSAQNFRLFLVEHPLICHLTRRLVWGIYDAENTLLACFRVAEDNSYSTANDDLFILPEGDIRIGLPHVLEIPMQDAAAFGQLLADYELLPPFRQLDRPHYSLTAEESNATELTRWTGRSCPSGRVAGLANKGWLRGMPLDAGWIGWMLKPLGAWTLVLEIDEGFAVGSSPDDLSAEQKLSSIWLWQGKAQDYGWGSLQDQQKQPFSVLDKVTVSEVINDIDMLFN, from the coding sequence GTGAAAACCTTTACCTTTCAGGATGATAAATCACAAAAGTTCTGGGCCGTGGAGCAACAGGACAATGAACTGCACCTGAACTGGGGCAAGATCGGCACCCAGGGTCAACGCCAGGTTAAAACGTTTGACGATGCCTCCGCAGCTCAAAAAGCGGAACAGAAGCTCATCGCAGAAAAAATGAAAAAAGGCTATCAGGAAAGCCAGACGGCCAGTACACCTGACAACGAGAAGGCGACTGTTGCTGCCGAAACCGCCGGAATAAAACCTGCGCCTCCTGCTCCTGCGATTGCCACTACCGCTGCGCCTGTGCAGGCATCATGTCCCTGGCCGGTAGAAAATTCATCGATCGTTCTGCCGCGGGAAGTCGCTTACGAAACGCTAAGCCATCGTAACTGGCCGGGCGATCCTGTTTTACTCATCGACAAGCCGGTATTACTCAATCAGATCGCCACACGTGTTCGCGAACGTTATCAGCAAATTACGCTTTTCGATTCCAGTGCCTGTTCACTTGAGTGGCAACATTATATTGCTCAGGCGTTAGATCTCCCCGATTCATCTGTGGATACCACTCTTCCCCCGCCGGTTCTGGCCGTTTTTATTACGCTTGAAGTCCGCTTTTATCATAAAGATGTGCTGGAGTTGCAGGATCAAATTGTCCAGCAGGGCGGGCTGGAATATGCCACCGATGTATTAATTGCCATGCAGTCCCTGCAATTTGAGTGGGATTATGCAAACAGGCAAATTATTTTTCATCACGGCGACAATTATTCTCAGGATCTCCCGGCTATTACGCCGATGGAAATACGCTTGCGTAAACACCTGTCGCTGGCAGAAAAAGCGTTATGGCAGCGCTGTGCTGACAAATTAATTGCGGCGCTTGAAACGATGCCCGCCAGCCGCCAGCCGCTGATCGCCCTGTTATTACCTGAAAAACCAGAGTTAGCACAGAAAATTGCCGGACAGCATAGTACGTCTAAAGGACCTGCTACCCTTGAATGGCTAAAACTCACGGCGAATGACGCCACAACGCTGGAAGCCGTGGAAAAATACCAGTCCCTGCGCTTGTTTGATGATTATTATCGCGGTCAAATATATTGTGCAACGGTCCTTAAGGAACAGGGAACGGCCGCAATTGCCCGCTTTACCCCCTATGCTAGCGGAGATTACTGTGGCGACGTGCTGACGCATATTAATCACCCGCAGGCAGTAATGCAGCTCATCCGCGCGGCAGAGCAGAGTAAACGCTGCCATGAGCGAATGACAAAAGCCAGCGCTCGCTTCCCGCATGCCAGCATGGCTGCGCTGGCAGAGCTGCTGGCGCAAAAAGAGGAAAAGCGCTGGCGTATCATGTTAATGACTCAGCTTAGCAGTCACCCTGAACTGGCAGCGCAGATTTCACCGTGGCTTTCACCCGCTGCCATCGCACAGCTGGAAGCCTGCCATCAGCTGCTAAGCCAGCCGACCGATTGTGCCAGTGCGGATATGCTGCCGCCGGTACTGGTTACACCGCCATGGGCCGTAAAAAAGAAAAAAACGGCAATACCGCTGCTGGATTTACCACTATTGCCCGTGCCCCCTGTTTGTACTCTGACGGAGCAGGCCGGCAAAGAACTTCGTGACAGACACCGCTGGTATGCCCGCCAAATTGAATTAGGTCAACACGAGGGTCCTCAGCAATTTCTGCCGCGACTGGGGTTCAATACCTGGAAGAATGGCAACATAGAGTCGGTATCAAAAACGACCCTGAACGCCTGGGAACAGGAAGATTATCCCGCGCTGATTAATGAAATGAAAATCTCCTGCGCGCCTTACCAGACAGAATGGCATCTGTATATGCTAACGGCGGTGGCAGAAGATAAAGCCATCCGGGCGTGGAATGCGCTCAGCAAAGAACCGCATTCCGGTGTCGCCTGGGTCATGACCTCGCTGAAGCTGGCAGGGCTAACCGGGCTGATTAACTCGTTTTCGCGCAATCCACAAGATGCCTTCCCGGTCGCACTTTACTTTGGCGCAGCGGAGCTCACGCCGCTGGTGAGTCGCGCGTTTAATCGACTAAAAACACAGCGCGAGCTGGCCCGCGAATGGCTCTTAACGTTTCCGGAGCACGCTATTGCCGGCCTGCTTCCTGCGGCATTTGGTAAAGCAGGCGAGGCGCAGGATGACGCCCGTACTGCACTGCGACTGCTTATTGATAACGGCCACCAGCCGCTGATTGAGCAGATGGCTACGCGTTACGCGCAGCCTGACGTTGTACAGGCTATTAACGCTTTTCTGACGCTCGACCCGCTTGATAACTATCCGACAAAAATTCCCGCGCTTCCGGGTTTCTGGCAGCCTGCCCTCTGGCAACGCCCGCTACTTGCCAATGGGCTGGCGTTACCGGACGACGCGCTAAATACACTTGGCATTATGCTGCGCTTCCCGACTGAGATGGGGCTATATCCAGGGCTACAGCAGGTCAAAGAGATCTGTACACCGGCCTCATTAGCGGCGTTCGCCTGGGATCTGTTTAACGCCTGGCAAATTGCCGGTGCGCCCGCAAAAGAAAGCTGGGCGTTTACCGCGCTTGGGCTTTTTGGCGATGACGACACCGCACGTACTCTTACGCCATTCATCCGCACCTGGCCCGGTGAATCGCAGCATAAGCGCGCCACGGTCGGGCTGGATATCCTTGCCGCTATTGGCAGCGATATCGCCCTGATGCAGCTCAACGGCATAGCGCAAAAGCTAAAATTTAAAGCGTTGCAGGAGCGCGCGCGGGAGAAAATCCAGCAGATTGCCGAGAGTCGGGAACTTACCGTCGCCGAACTGGAGGATCGTCTGGCACCAGACCTGGGACTGGATGAGAGCGGTACTCTGACCCTCGACTTCGGGCCGCGCCGTTTTACCGTCAGCTTTGATGAAGCGCTTAAACCGTTTGTACGGGATGAAAACCGCAACCGACTGAAAGATTTACCCAAGCCAAATAAGAGCGATGATCCGGCCCTTGCCGCAGAAGCCGTTAGCCTCTACAAGGCGTTGAAAAAAGATGCGCGAACCATCGCCAGTCAACAAATCAGGCGTCTGGAATCGGCAATGTGTGAGCGCCGCCGCTGGAGTGCGCAAAATTTCCGTCTGTTCCTCGTCGAACATCCCCTGATATGCCATCTTACCCGCCGCCTGGTATGGGGTATTTATGACGCAGAGAATACGCTGCTGGCCTGTTTCCGCGTGGCGGAAGACAACAGCTACAGCACTGCCAATGATGACCTTTTTATCTTGCCGGAAGGTGACATCCGCATTGGCCTCCCGCACGTACTGGAAATCCCGATGCAGGATGCCGCCGCGTTCGGCCAGCTGCTTGCTGACTACGAGCTGCTGCCGCCGTTCCGCCAGCTCGATCGCCCTCATTATTCCCTGACCGCTGAAGAAAGCAATGCCACAGAGCTTACCCGCTGGACTGGACGCTCATGTCCGAGCGGCCGCGTTGCCGGGTTGGCCAATAAAGGCTGGCTGCGCGGGATGCCGCTCGACGCAGGCTGGATCGGCTGGATGCTAAAACCGCTTGGCGCATGGACACTGGTGCTGGAGATCGACGAGGGCTTTGCAGTGGGATCATCACCGGACGACCTGAGTGCCGAACAAAAGTTAAGCAGCATCTGGCTGTGGCAAGGAAAGGCACAGGATTACGGTTGGGGTAGCCTGCAAGACCAACAAAAACAGCCTTTCTCGGTGCTCGACAAGGTTACCGTCAGCGAAGTGATTAACGACATAGACATGCTGTTTAATTAA